The following coding sequences are from one Humulus lupulus chromosome X, drHumLupu1.1, whole genome shotgun sequence window:
- the LOC133805354 gene encoding uncharacterized protein LOC133805354, with protein sequence MMKMRSCKLLMLEEKNVKDKDRNFECMDSLEERVSVFFDEHYCSGESDHHPCLEYDHQSNGDDPEERTFYWESQYFLLQEVLERYNLTGSKLRREIGRAIDTAKETDYCHCAKPKTIHGHGCNHCLRRMVVKDLREKGINASLCSSKWRHTKKIPQGCHEYIEVIGNTPTQKKQIPYIVEVEFRDQFEIAKPCDEYGKLLSLLPEYYIGKTDCLNAVVRIICGSAKRSMKEKKIHMGPWRETSFMLMKWSSTLPLNNFPPISPPSPSPSAKQSHFSAAPPAVVVT encoded by the exons atgatgaagatgaggagTTGTAAACTATTAATGTTAGAAGAGAAGAACGTAAAAGATAAAGATCGAAACTTTGAGTGCATGGATAGTCTTGAAGAGAGGGTTTCTGTGTTTTTCGACGAACACTATTGTTCAGGAGAATCTGATCATCATCCTTGTTTGGAATATGATCATCAATCAAACGGTGATGACCCAGAAGAGAGGACTTTCTACTGGGAATCTCAGTACTTCCTTCTTCAG GAGGTTTTGGAGAGATATAACTTGACAGGATCAAAGTTGAGAAGAGAGATTGGTCGAGCTATAGATACGGCTAAAGAGACAGACTATTGCCATTGTGCAAAGCCCAAAACCATTCATGGTCATGGCTGCAACCACTGCTTGAGACGAATGGTCGTAAAAGATCTTCGTGAAAAGGGAATTAATGCCTCTCTTTGCTCATCAAAATGGAGACACACCAAGAAAATACCCCAAG GTTGCCACGAATATATCGAAGTGATTGGAAACACACCGACTCAAAAGAAGCAAATACCATACATAGTTGAAGTGGAATTTCGAGACCAATTCGAGATCGCCAAGCCATGCGACGAGTATGGGAAGCTTCTTAGTCTATTACCGGAGTATTACATCGGCAAGACCGATTGCCTAAACGCAGTCGTTCGCATCATCTGTGGCTCGGCCAAGAGGTCgatgaaggagaagaagatccaCATGGGACCTTGGCGAGAGACCAGCTTCATGCTTATGAAATGGTCGTCCACGCTTCCCTTGAACAACTTCCCCCCAATTTCACCACCCTCCCCGTCCCCGTCCGCGAAGCAATCGCACTTTTCCGCGGCTCCTCCAGCGGTCGTGGTTACAtga